The following is a genomic window from Methanobacterium spitsbergense.
AAAACCTAATCCTACATTTGATGGTGACTATTATCTAGAAATTCATAGTGATGTAAAAACCTTGAATTTAAACCCACTGGTACACTACAGTTTATATGGCATCAATGAAGAAAGAATAACCCATAATCAAGTTAATGATTAAAAATGTATGTTAAATGGATTGAAATCCATTTTTGATATATTGAATAATAATTATGCCATTTTTGCTTAAAAAAAAATAATCTCAAGTTTAGAATATTATGATAATTATAAATCATCATTTAAGTTAATAAAAAAAATTGAATATATACCTATTATTCAGTTAATATAGGGGGTTATTCAAACGTCATTTTGGGAAAATAAGAAATTTTTAATAACTGGCGGCGCTGGTTTTTTAGGTTCTTATGTTGTAGAAAAATTAAAGGATCGAGGAGTAAATGATAAGAAGATTATAGTGCCACGAAGTAAACAAATGGATTTACGGATAATGGATAATTGTTATAAAGTTTGTGAAAATGTAGATGTGGTAATCCATTTAGCTGCTAAAGTTGGAGGTATCGGTTTTAATAGAACATATCCTGGAACACTTTTTTACGATAATGCTATTATGGGTATTCAATTAATGGAAGCTGCTAGACAAGTGGGTGTAGATAAGTTTGTGGCAGTGGGCACAGTCTGTTCTTATCCTAAATTTACTCCGGTTCCATTTACTGAAGAAGATTTATGGAATGGATACCCTGAAGATACTAACGCCCCTTATGGCTTGGCAAAAAAAATGTTATTAGTACAATCTCAAGCTTACAGAAAACAATATGGATTTAACTCTATCTTTCTATTACCCGTTAACTTATATGGTATTGGCGATAACTTTAATGAAGAAAGTTCTCATGTTATTCCTGCTCTTATAAAAAAATTTGTAGATGCTGTAGAGATCGGTGATAAAGAAGTAGAAGTTTGGGGAACGGGAGTTGCATCAAGAGAATTTTTACACGTTGAAGATGCTGCGGAGGGAATTCTACTTGCGACTGAAAAATATAACAAATCCGATCCTATTAATTTAGGAGCAGGATTTGAAATAAAAATAAGTGATTTAGTTGAATTAATATCTAAAATAACCGGTTATACTGGAAAAGTAATATGGGATGATTCAAAGCCTGATGGACAGCCTAGACGATGTTTAGTTGTAAGTAAGGCGGAATCTAAATTTGGGTTCATAGCAGAGGTAAAATTCGAAGAAGGGTTTAGAGATACTATTGATTGGTACATGATGCATAAAAATAGTATTTCATAGTTGATTATTTTAGAATTGTAAATAAAAAAATTCTATTGGTAGAGGATGATAGTTTAGACACCATGGATCTAAAAGTACATTAGAATTTTCTGGTTATGAGATCCTATAGTAGCGTCCAGTGCAGAAGAAGCTGTAGCAAAAGTTTTAGAAATAAAGTAAGATCTTATCTTGATGGATATATCTCTTAAAGTAGATTGTGATTGCATTGAAGCTTCTTCTAAGATTAGTGAATTAAAAAGGATAAGGAATCTATTTAAATAATAATTTCATTATATAATTTGTTATTTTCCATTTGGTTCTGTTCGCATCATTTGGTTTTTGATTTTTCTCAAGTTGTTCATATTCTCTATAAGTTTCAGAATTTAGAATATTTTGATATTTGATCCGGTAATTATTATTTAACATATCAATATCTGAGGGTGAAAAATCCTTTGTTAGAAAATGTTGTTTAATAATATCAAAAAATTCTTTTTTATATTGTTCATCTACTTGATTATAACGATTTAAAATGGATTGTACTTGATAGTTTAAAAATTTTTGCTTATATCTACCCAAATTACTTGTTTCAATCAATATCCCCTCTAATAGGCTGTGCATTTTGATAATATCAAAAAATCTTTCATTTTTTGCATCTATAAATGATCCTTGCCTGTTGATTCTGTAATTATACAGAAATTTCCTCACCAAGGAGATTTTCTTAGCATTTAAGTAGGTCTTGTAGAAAAAAATATTATCTTCAAAATCGATTTTAGGAAATTTTGCTTCAATTACATTTAGAAATTTTGATCTATAAATTTTGTTCCAACAAGTAACATTCACTCCAAAGAACCCTTTTATTAATTTATGATCAAAAACTGTATTATCAAAACTTTCATTGAAAAGATTCAAAGCAAAATAGGGATCAGATGGTTTATATTCCTGTATGGCATCGTCAAATAGATGAGTTAAACACATTACTATATCACTATTATGGGATTTGGCATTTATGTACATAGTTTCATACATTTTTTCATCTATCCAATCGTCTGAATCAACAAAACCAATGTATTCACCAGTTGCACATTCCATACCAGCATTTCTACTTAAGCCAATCCCTTTATTTTCCTGGTTTATAACTGTTATTTGTTTATATTTTTCTGCATATTCCTCTAAAATTTGTGAAGATTTATCTGTTGAACCATCGTTCACACATATAATTTCAATTTCTATTAATGTTTGATTTAAAATACTCTCCAAACATTGTCGAAGATATTTCTCTACATTGTAAACGGGCACTATTACCGAAACTTTTACCATTCTAAATTCTCCATCAAAACAAAAGTATGGTTTATTTACATGAAAAACTTTTTTAACACTTAAATACCTATTATTAAATATAAATTTTATATTTCAAAACCATTAAATCATTTGTCATTAGGGAATATACAAGTTTTTCTAAGAATCATAATTATATAATGGACTATTCAAAATGGGTTTTCAACAACAAAGGAGTGAATTAAAGTAGATAATGTTCTTATAACCGGAGCAATGGGTTTTATTGGTAGTCATTTGTGTCAAAGTTTATAAGTGAAGGATTTGAGGTTTATGGAATTGACAATCTTATAACCGGAGAAATTGGGAATTTGGATAAACTAATGGAATCTAATGATTTCTATTTTATAAAAAGTGATGTTTACAGAAGATTTGTATCTTGAACCAAATTTTGATTTAATACTACATTTTGCATGTCCTGCCAGCCCTGATGATTTTTTGAAATTTTCAATTGAAACCATGAAGGCTAATTCTTTGGGAACATTAAAAACCCTCGAACTGGCCCATTTGAATGATGCCAGATATGTTTTTGCCTCAACATCAGAAGTTTATGGGGATCCTCTTGTAAATCCTCAAAATGAGGGTTACTGGGGAAATGTGAATCCTATTGGTCCGCGTTCTGTGTATAATGAAGTAAAAAGATTTTCTGAAGCACTTTCAATTGCATATCAGAAGAAAAATGGATTAGACGTTAGAATACCAAGAATATTCAATACTTACGGCCCTAATATGAGGATTGATGATGGCCGGGTCGTACCGAACTTTATTATTCAAGCACTTAGAGGTGAACCACTCTCAGTTTATGGAGATGGAAGTCAGACAAGAAGTCTTTGTTATATAGATGATCTTGTGGAAGGAATTTTTAAGATGTCGTTGATTGATGACCTTTCTGGCCAGGTAATTAACCTAGGAAATCCAGAAGAGTACAGTATAATCGATCTTGCTAGGTTAATTATTAAAAAAACAGGATCAAATTCTGATATTATCTTTAAATCCCTGCCGATAGATGATCCAATGCAAAGATGTCCGGATATTAGAATTGCGAAAGATATTTTGAACTGGCAACCCAAAACCATGCTGGACGCTGGTCTTGATGAAACAATTCATTTTTTCAATTATATTAATAATTCCTAGGGAATAGTTATTACTGCATATTTTATTAGGTAATATCTTAATGAATGTTCTTCATAGGTGGGTTGCAACTAGTATTGTAATATAGTCCATCACTTACTGTAAACTGTTTGATGGTCGCTATATACCTTGCGATTTAAACAAAACTGAATAGCTTGAGATTATCTTATAACAAATTATTTTATATTTACATGAATAATTTAAAAATATATTAAAAAATTACTAATATAATTAGTGTAATTTGTAGTTCATTTATTTTTGTCCTAATGGAATATTGTCAAAATTAAGAAAGATTATTCAGAAATGATCAAATTGTACGTGTTTTTGTATCCAAAATTTATGAATTATCCAATAAATAAAAGTTCCAGAAAAATAAAATAATATGTCTAAAGGGTCTGAGATAGCTGTTGGTTTTAAAAAAAGAACCAAATATTCCCAAAGAAATGAACACAATATAATAATTAAAAATAAATATTTAAATGAATACAATTCTTTATCAATTATGGATAATAACAGATTAATATAAGAAAACAGTAAAAAAGGAGCTAATAAATCGTTAAAATAACTATTGAAAAAATAGTGTAATTTAGGATTGTATAAATTTGAAAAAATTAATTCATTAAAATTAAATAATAAAATACTTAATATAAAAATTAAATAATTTTCAAGTCTATAATTTTTTTTCGTTAGATAAATCATATAAACACATCTTATATGGAAATCACCAATAATTTCATTTTTATAATATTAAATAACGGTACAAAAGTAGTAAAATTAGCTTATTAAAGACCAATGGATACCTAAATATAATTTAATACTTTTTGCGATTATTACAAGACCAAAACCAGCAAGTAGTCCTGTTGAAAATCTTAGTACATTATTACTTTCACGAAAACCAAATAATTGACTTATAGCATCAATAAATGTTGGAGCAGTTACAACTGTAGCAATACATACTAAATAAACTGTATAATTAACATGTAAAAAATTGGTTATTAAATAACATAAAAATATACCTAAATAAACACCAGTACACCTCGAACATACTGGAAAATACCATTTTCCAATTCTAAAAGTTCTACTAGGCAATCTATGACATATTGGAAAATTGACCATTGACCATATATTGTTCAAAATAGCATATATTAATTTTTAAAAAAAATCTAAATTATAATAATTAATAAGAAAAAATTTGATAAAAAAAAGTATTAATAATAAGAATGATATTGTTTTTATAAGGGGAGGGGTTAAAATAGGTCTTAAACCATGCAAAACTTGTGGGAAAATGATAAGTACTAGCACTAGCAAATGTCCTCATTGTGGTGAACGTAATCCAACTGCTAAGCCTTTTAATCAAATGGGTACGGCAGAAAAGGTAGCATATACTGGTTTTATGGGTGCAGGTAGTATCTTTTTCATTATATGTGCCATAATAATATTTATAATCCTATTAATGTTGATTTAGAACTCAGAAATATAGATAATATTATCCTCTGAGACATTTTTTTATTAATAATCAATTAAGATGGAATTTTATTGAAGATAAATTATAATCTAAAAGATATAACTGAATATATGTTATTTACACAGATTTTTCTGGAACAATTTTGATATTTAAATTATATTACGCTATTAATTGTTTAGATGGCCATGATTTTGCTGAGATAGCTCAGATGACTATAGGTGAAATCATGCCAGAAAATAAAACTAGAAGCAAACCCAAAACTAAAGAAAAGATGGAACAAATTACTATCAAGTTACCTCCCAAGATGTTAGAAGGATTAAGAAAATTATCAAATATGAGTTACAATCCTATGAGTATGCATATCAGACAAGCCATAGCAGAATATTTAGAGAGAAATAACAACAAGAACTAAAAAATAACAACATGAACTAAGAAATATTGGACTACAGGTGTTTAAATGGGTTATTTAATTTGCGGTAAATGCATGAGTTACTATAAACTGCAATCGGATGAATCTGCAAAAAATTTTGTTGATGACTGTGATTGTGGAAGTGAATTAAGATATGTTGAAAATTTAGATTTTGTTGATCCCAATTGGAAACAAGTCTCAATAAGGAAAAAAAGTACAAGAAGAGAAATTCTAAGAAACAAGATGCAATCCGCGTTTTCTGTCAGAAAAATTGATCTAAAAAACCATTTAGTTCAATTTTTTCAGAATAAATTCGGAAAACGAATCTATAATGCTCAAAATTGGGATAGAATTCATAAAACTCATTATGGGACAGAAACAAGCTTTATCAATTCTATAAAAAATGAGCTTAATTTCCATAATATCCGATGGACTTTGGTAATACCTGTATCAATGGCAATAACTATAATATTAACAATTACACAAGGTATTCTTACTCTATTAATTTTTATATTGTTAGCAGCTGTTGGTTACTTATTTAAAGACCAAATGATTGGAACTAAAAATGCTATTGTCACCGGAGTAATTTCCTTCTTTTTAGGAAGCCTCTTTACAGGCTCATTTCTCTATTTAATACCATTAACCTTATTAGGAGCTATTAATGGGGCTATCTGCGGATGGATAGGCGGATATATAAAAACAAGAATATGATCAAATTTCGTTAAATCACCGTAAACCTTTTTTTTACTTAATAAAAACAAGTATTTAGCAATAGGTAAACCTATGATATCAACGGTAACCACAACAACCACCATAGTTACAACAACTCAACTATTAGAATTTTTTATTGGTTTAATTATTATTTTGTTGATAATTATCTGGATAGTCCTGAGACAAAAGAAGAAAAATCTTAAAAATTAAATTTATCAAACTAAAATTTTTAATATCGGAATATTTTAATGAAATATAAGAATCTGTTGGAATAGAGTTAAAAATCTATTTTTATATATTCATAATCAGTTATTGCTTAATTGAAAATAGGATATAAGATTATGGAAAAAAATACTAAACAAGAGTGGTTTAAGTTTGAAGGAATTGGGGGAGTATCAAAACCAATACGTTGGCAAGGATTGGCTTGTCACGGTATTTTCTTATTATCTTTCTTTTTATTAGCTCGACTTATGATAGTTTATGATGTAAATTCATGGATCTTAACTATTATTTTGGCAATAGCAATTCTCCTATTTTTGACAGTTGCTATTTTAAAAAGTAATTTTAGAGAGATGACCAATGCTTTGAAAATGAAAGAACAGAAAAAACAACTTTATATTAGAATGGGCGTTATATTTGGAGTATTATTATTACTCCAAGGAATTTACATGATTCAATTTGATAATAAGATGGGATATATAATAATCATTTTGGGAGCAATATTGATTTATATCTACTTTAAGTATCGAAAAATTAAAGTTTATTTTTAAGAACGAGATCTCTATAGCTCAAATAAGTAATTAATTCCAATAAAAACTGTTATTTGGGTAGATGAAAATGAAGATAAAACAATTGAACCTTAAACTAACAGAAAAACAGTTCGATCAACTCGAATATCTATCCAACGCAACGGGCAATGTTAGTAAATCCAATCTGATTAGGATTGCAATAACTGAATATGTTATGAAATATATAGACTTGTTAGACTAAAGTAACTATGGAGGGTGTTAAATGGGGATAAGGCTAAAAAGTTTTAGAAGATTTGGTGAGATAGATTTGAGGAATAGTAGGGATATATTATTTGTCGTTGGGCAGGAGGATAAAGAATTCCATGATTCATATAGTGGATTTTTTTCAGATGATGACCCTGATGAAACCATAATAGACAATTTGCTATTACACAAAGGGACTGATCAATTATTAGAAATAATTTATAAAAGCGGAAAGAACAGGTTTTTAAATCTTAGACTCATTCATAGTTACCACTATCAGGAATATTCAAACGAAGAATGATTAACAAAATCCTATATTGAATAAATCATATGATAACCTTTTGAATGCTCTAAAATTCAATGGAAATGTTAATTAAATCTAATCTAATTAGGATAGTAATAACTGAATTTTATAATGAAATATAATGACTTTTAAATGAGGGTTAAAAAAAATATATTTATTCACATCCTAAGTATGATGAACTATTTGATGGATTACTGGATATAAATTCTAAAATGATGAATCTAATAATTAAGATGCGTAATGAATATTATCACATGCCCGAACCAAGAATATAATTATCCAAAACAATTTATTCTTTATTGAAATTGCTTCTTAAAGCTATTTTAATTATTAATTAATTTTTTATTAACAAAATAGAAAAATATAGTAATAAAATGTTATATACATTTATATTAAATAATAAAATATTGTCCTTTTAAGTATCATTTAATAATGGTGGTTAATTTTTGTCTGATAAAAATAATGAGGAAGGATCAAAGGATGATGAAATTAAGTCTAAAGGAAATAGATTTCTTAAATGGTGGATAATAGGGATTATACTTATTTTCTTATTAGTAGGTAGTTATACAGCAGGAATTCTATATGAAAATAAACAATCATCCATAATAAAATATATGGAGCAGATGAGTCCTAATATTACAGAATCCGGGCTTATTGTAGAAGACTTTAATCTCCCCTCAAATATTACACCTACTAAAGTTCTATCAGGAATTTATGTGGATCGTATCAAAGACGTCTCATTATCAGACAGTACATGGGATGTTGATTTTTATTTATGGTTCAAATGGAATAGTAGTGATGTAAATCCTGGTGAAAACTTCCAGGTTATCGATGGCGACATACAAAACAAAGAATTGGTAGATAATTATACCAATGGAACTATACATTATGAAATTTACTATGTCACAGCAAAAATTACCAAATTTTTTGATATCACAAGGTTTCCTGTCGATAATCACATTCTCAACATAGAAATTGAGGATAAAAAAACTGAAAGACAAAACCTAATCTATGTCCCAGAAAATGGAACTTCTGATATAAACCCTAAAGTACAGGTTCATGGATATAGTACTGGTAACATTTTGGTTATAGAAAAACCACACATATACAATTCAAATTTCGGAGACCCACGCCTAGAACAGGGACGAACATCATATTCACAACTAAGAGCTGGTATAGATATATTCCGGCCAGATCTGGGATTTTACTTCAGAATATTCATAGGATTGTTCATAGCAGTTGCAGCGGCTTTAGTAGCATTATTTATCAAACCAACCCAAGCTGAGCCACGTTTTGGACTTGGAGCAGGTGCTTTATTTGTAGCAATAGCAAACAACATCATAACATCGGGTTTAATACCAAAAACCGGTACTCTAACCTTGGCAGACATGGTGAATGACATAGGACTGCTTCTGATTCTTATAACAATTATTGAATCTACTATTTCATTATATATCTATGATGTCAAAGGTGAAAAAAAATTATCAAGAAAACTAGACATAATTTCATTTATCACACTACTTACAATCTATATAGTAATAAATGCCATAATAATAACTTCAGCATGGTAAAAATATCATATTAAAACCCTTAATTCCCCAGATAATTGAATCTTTATTATTTCAAAGAAATTTTTTTTATGTGTTATGCTGATTTTTTTAGTTAAGGAAACTATGGTAAAGTAGATTTACTTCGTTATAAGAGAAATTTCTTAACCCACTGGTCAACTAAATTACGATTTTGAATCTTTTTAAGTCTTCGATAAACAAAAATACTTCATTACACTAATTATTCTATATAAACCAAAGAATATTTAATATTTAAATGAAATATATTAGAGGAGTTGAAAATAATGGTGGTAGTAAAATGGACGCATATAATAAATGGTTTAGTGATAGCAATAATACTTGGTTTAATCCTTGGAATTTTAACATCATGGGGTGACATATTAGGATACTTAATTGCAACAATATATGTTGGTTACTCAGTAAATGGAGATTATATGAATGGAGCTATCCACGGAGCGATCGTTGGTGCTGTTGCAGCTGTAATTGTGCTTATACTTAGTTTAATTGGATTAAGTGCCCTGTTTACTGACGTTGCAGTTGTGTCAGGATTAGTAGCAGTAGTTACAGTACTAATCATTGCGATAATTATTGGAGGAATCATTGGTGCTATAGGTGGAATAATAGGGGGTTTAATAAAAAGTAAAAGTTAATAAAATAAAATATTTATGATTCAAGATTTTTCTAATTTTATTTAATTTATATAATATACTATAAATTTAGTGTTTTTTTTTAAATGTATTCTTTTAAGCGTTCTTTTAAATTTTCTGGAACATTGTTATAAATTAGTTGGGTGGGCATTTCTCCTAGTCCAATATCAATTGCATGGCGGATAAATATCATATCCTTGATGGGTGTCTGGTCAAGTTTTGTAACGTTACTGTTGTACTTATTTTTTTTAACTTACGTTTAATCCCTTTAGAAATAAGTCATTAATTTTAATACTAGATTTTGTGATTTAAAACGAACTATTTAATATTTCCATTTCTTCTGGCTAATATCAACTATTAATTCCATTATTCATTCAACATTATGATTTTCCCGTTTTTTGATGAGTATGCTAAATCACATGCTTAATCTATGAATTGCCCGATAAAAACCGTTTTATTTGGATATTAAATAAAAAAAGAGGGATAAAAATAGATTTTGGAATAAATCTATTTTTTATTTTCTTCTGTTTGCTGCTAATCCTCCTAATATGCTGATAACAGCTATGGCCAATGGGACTATAGGTGTTCCAGTATCCTGCATGCTAATAATGTTAGCGGCTTCTGCAGTGTTTACAGGTACAGGATTTACAGGATTTACTGGGTTTACCGGTACAGGGTTTATAGGATTTATAGGTACGGGGTTTAGGGCGTTGAATGTTATGGATTGTGTGTTTTGGTTGAGTGTTGGGTCGTAGGTGTTGGTTGTGAGTCGTGGGAAAAATATGTATGTTCCAGCATTGAGGGCTCTTACATTAGCCCAGAGGTAGGGGTCTCCAACTACAACATCTCCCAGATTCCAAGTGATGATTCTAGTTGTGGGATTATATGTGAAAGTTCCCAGATCTGTGTTGGCACTGACAAATTCCATGCCTTCTGGTATGGGTAGGGTAAATACTACGTTTTGGGCAGTGTTTGGTCCATTGTTACCTACCTTGAAGGTGAGTTTAATGGTCTCCCCTACTGTGGAATTGGC
Proteins encoded in this region:
- a CDS encoding glycosyltransferase, with the translated sequence MVKVSVIVPVYNVEKYLRQCLESILNQTLIEIEIICVNDGSTDKSSQILEEYAEKYKQITVINQENKGIGLSRNAGMECATGEYIGFVDSDDWIDEKMYETMYINAKSHNSDIVMCLTHLFDDAIQEYKPSDPYFALNLFNESFDNTVFDHKLIKGFFGVNVTCWNKIYRSKFLNVIEAKFPKIDFEDNIFFYKTYLNAKKISLVRKFLYNYRINRQGSFIDAKNERFFDIIKMHSLLEGILIETSNLGRYKQKFLNYQVQSILNRYNQVDEQYKKEFFDIIKQHFLTKDFSPSDIDMLNNNYRIKYQNILNSETYREYEQLEKNQKPNDANRTKWKITNYIMKLLFK
- a CDS encoding DUF2085 domain-containing protein; amino-acid sequence: MPSRTFRIGKWYFPVCSRCTGVYLGIFLCYLITNFLHVNYTVYLVCIATVVTAPTFIDAISQLFGFRESNNVLRFSTGLLAGFGLVIIAKSIKLYLGIHWSLIS
- a CDS encoding ribbon-helix-helix protein, CopG family; translated protein: MKIKQLNLKLTEKQFDQLEYLSNATGNVSKSNLIRIAITEYVMKYIDLLD
- a CDS encoding NAD-dependent epimerase/dehydratase family protein, with amino-acid sequence MYLEPNFDLILHFACPASPDDFLKFSIETMKANSLGTLKTLELAHLNDARYVFASTSEVYGDPLVNPQNEGYWGNVNPIGPRSVYNEVKRFSEALSIAYQKKNGLDVRIPRIFNTYGPNMRIDDGRVVPNFIIQALRGEPLSVYGDGSQTRSLCYIDDLVEGIFKMSLIDDLSGQVINLGNPEEYSIIDLARLIIKKTGSNSDIIFKSLPIDDPMQRCPDIRIAKDILNWQPKTMLDAGLDETIHFFNYINNS
- a CDS encoding MFS transporter, coding for MGYLICGKCMSYYKLQSDESAKNFVDDCDCGSELRYVENLDFVDPNWKQVSIRKKSTRREILRNKMQSAFSVRKIDLKNHLVQFFQNKFGKRIYNAQNWDRIHKTHYGTETSFINSIKNELNFHNIRWTLVIPVSMAITIILTITQGILTLLIFILLAAVGYLFKDQMIGTKNAIVTGVISFFLGSLFTGSFLYLIPLTLLGAINGAICGWIGGYIKTRI
- a CDS encoding GDP-L-fucose synthase family protein — its product is MTGGAGFLGSYVVEKLKDRGVNDKKIIVPRSKQMDLRIMDNCYKVCENVDVVIHLAAKVGGIGFNRTYPGTLFYDNAIMGIQLMEAARQVGVDKFVAVGTVCSYPKFTPVPFTEEDLWNGYPEDTNAPYGLAKKMLLVQSQAYRKQYGFNSIFLLPVNLYGIGDNFNEESSHVIPALIKKFVDAVEIGDKEVEVWGTGVASREFLHVEDAAEGILLATEKYNKSDPINLGAGFEIKISDLVELISKITGYTGKVIWDDSKPDGQPRRCLVVSKAESKFGFIAEVKFEEGFRDTIDWYMMHKNSIS
- a CDS encoding DUF5518 domain-containing protein, yielding MVVVKWTHIINGLVIAIILGLILGILTSWGDILGYLIATIYVGYSVNGDYMNGAIHGAIVGAVAAVIVLILSLIGLSALFTDVAVVSGLVAVVTVLIIAIIIGGIIGAIGGIIGGLIKSKS
- a CDS encoding ribbon-helix-helix domain-containing protein; this translates as MPENKTRSKPKTKEKMEQITIKLPPKMLEGLRKLSNMSYNPMSMHIRQAIAEYLERNNNKN